The following are from one region of the Aspergillus chevalieri M1 DNA, chromosome 1, nearly complete sequence genome:
- a CDS encoding WD repeat protein (COG:S;~EggNog:ENOG410PFK8;~InterPro:IPR036322,IPR015943,IPR019775,IPR001680, IPR017986;~PFAM:PF00400;~go_function: GO:0005515 - protein binding [Evidence IEA]) produces MSNPAQPFESSRRQSTLGRQPEELHIPSSSGMANANLNRQSMALDFHAPSDPASNNHVPSINVHQPSNTQYGGTNPSSAGTAPVPGALQPGNMSRPPVMSMNTAPSVLPTLPQLSTQFSQQQQQQQQQQQQPTTPRSSINMSNSHSYSRSSPSNFDQSRYRQHATSDSSKYASPPGPGYPPQTPQGPKYSPLGLADIRPPPDLLGDHVTSPGGNQFNGGDAQVPTNSNYIAPWPIYAVDWCKWPLSGSNYFGGKIALGSYLEDNHNYIQIVDTHWTQPDPDTPDALNGEIKLEYTKTAEAMHSYPVTRILWEPPSSQKQTTDLLATSGDHLRLWSLPSPQSLHTNSITRSANQRDLPTAKLSPLALLSNSKSPEHTAPITSLDWNTISPSLIITSSIDTTCTIWDIPTLTAKTQLIAHDKEVYDVRFCANSVDVFVSCGADGSVRMFDLRSLEHSTIIYEPTDKNEKVMSPGNGSPSAPHNPPPLLRIAASPHDSHLLATFSQDSNVVRVLDVRQPGQALLELKGHSSPLNCVEWSPNRRGVLASGADDSLVLLWDLINQHNAAPVPTTNPNPVPATNPNTRAPATTTERGPAAAFQCDYEVSNISWSPQGGTTGSGHPRDWLGVCGGRGIWGVGL; encoded by the exons ATGTCCAACCCCGCGCAGCCCTTCGAGTCCTCCCGACGGCAAAGCACCCTCGGGCGCCAGCCAGAAGAGCTTCATATTCCATCGTCATCAGGTATGGCGAATGCAAATTTGAACCGCCAGTCAATGGCCCTCGATTTCCACGCGCCCTCCGATCCGGCTTCCAACAACCACGTGCCTTCAATTAATGTCCACCAACCCTCGAATACTCAGTATGGCGGAACGAATCCTAGCAGCGCTGGCACTGCCCCAGTACCGGGAGCGCTCCAGCCAGGGAATATGAGCCGACCTCCAGTGATGTCTATGAACACAGCGCCGTCCGTACTACCCACGTTACCCCAGTTATCGACGCAGTTctcgcagcaacagcagcagcagcagcagcagcagcagcaacctaCCACCCCTCGCTCGAGCATCAACATGTCGAACTCCCATAGCTATTCCAGGTCCAGCCCGTCGAATTTCGACCAATCCAGATACAGACAGCATGCGACGTCAGACTCGTCTAAATACGCATCGCCTCCGGGACCCGGTTACCCACCACAGACGCCGCAGGGGCCGAAATACTCTCCTCTCGGACTGGCTGACATTCGACCTCCACCAGACCTATTGGGGGATCATGTTACAAGTCCGGGCGGCAATCAATTTAATGGAGGAGACGCTCAAGTGCCAACAAACAGCAACTATATAGCACCCTGGCCTATTTACGCGGTGGATTGGTGTAAATGGCCGCTCTCCGGCTCAAACTATTTTGGGGGCAAGATTGCATTGGGAAGCTATCTGGAAGACAATCATAATTAT ATACAAATTGTCGACACGCACTGGACACAGCCAGACCCAGATACACCAGATGCTCTAAATGGGGAGATCAAACTGGAGTATACAAAGACGGCAGAAGCCATGCATTCATACCCGGTTACGCGTATCCTCTGGGAACCACCTTCGTCACAGAAGCAAACGACCGATTTGCTAGCAACATCAGGAGACCACCTACGCTTGTGGTCGCTGCCCTCGCCGCAGTCATTGCATACAAACTCGATCACGCGGTCCGCCAATCAACGGGATCTTCCCACGGCAAAATTGTCACCGTTGGCATTACTGTCGAATTCGAAGTCCCCTGAGCACACCGCCCCAATAACGTCACTCGACTGGAATACTATTTCCCCGAGTTTGATTATCACGTCCAGCATTGACACGACCTGTACCATTTGGGATATTCCCACGCTCACGGCAAAGACACAATTGATTGCACATGACAAAGAGGTTTACGATGTTCGGTTCTGTGCCAACAGCGTTGACGTGTTTGTCAGCTGCGGAGCTGATGGTAGCGTGCGCATGTTCGATCTGCGTAGTCTCGAGCATAGTACTATCATCTACGAACCAACAGACAAGAATGAAAAGG TCATGAGTCCTGGAAATGGCAGCCCGTCGGCGCCTCATAATCCTCCACCATTGCTGCGCATTGCAG CCTCTCCTCACGACTCCCATCTTCTTGCCACCTTTTCCCAAGACTCCAATGTCGTCCGCGTATTGGACGTACGACAACCAGGTCAAGCTCTTCTAGAACTCAAGGGCCACTCATCACCCCTCAACTGCGTTGAATGGTCACCAAACCGCCGCGGAGTGCTGGCATCCGGGGCGGATGACAGTTTAGTCCTACTCTGGGACCTAATCAACCAACACAATGCTGCACCCGTGCCAACCACCAACCCTAACCCAGTACCCGCCACCAACCCCAACACGCGGGCACCGGCTACCACCACTGAACGGGGACCTGCCGCAGCATTTCAGTGTGATTATGAGGTCTCGAACATCAGCTGGTCGCCCCAGGGCGGGACTACCGGTTCTGGCCATCCGCGCGATTGGCTGGGCGTTTGTGGTGGGAGAGGGATTTGGGGTGTTGGACTATGa
- a CDS encoding putative pantetheine-phosphate adenylyltransferase (COG:H;~EggNog:ENOG410PNHE), which produces MDLDRISPPSALLLLPPPPSASFEQLQEAYRSSISAACSKLPQSLKSANQIAILDIALCVPGLLSPTCLPRTRAFGTLQRLLSDVYKLIGVVCTEQRIELDLPGGVDVRVVFLDFNPAPGSTSEGSLRNSQYGPVLNLDTLASSGRQWDWIFYPNNISGQKLAAAFSSIYTQSKGSTAGNLHPIPGGPEKTPSGSLLKLEDKQSSVAHYSAIVGGTFDHVHLGHKLLLTATALALEPIQGADSTTERLLSVGVTGEELLVNKKYAEFLESWEERCQSISSFLSAIIDFRPPEKSAPSIQRVSQPEPNGKYLLIKLQPGLTLKLVEISDMFGPTITEESITALIVSKETRSGGSAVNDERIKKGWKSLEVFEVDVLQSGEVQTSETESFASKLSSTDIRRRRMDMASR; this is translated from the coding sequence ATGGATCTTGATCGCATCAGCCCTCCTTCCGCCCTGCTGCtcctccctccccctccgtCAGCTTCGTTTGAGCAGCTCCAGGAGGCGTATAGATCTTCTATTTCTGCGGCATGCTCCAAGCTCCCTCAAAGCCTCAAAAGTGCCAATCAGATTGCAATATTGGACATTGCGCTCTGCGTACCCGGTCTGCTTTCTCCTACCTGTTTGCCCCGGACACGGGCCTTTGGAACTCTCCAGCGCCTGCTATCGGACGTCTATAAACTGATTGGCGTTGTCTGCACCGAACAGAGGATTGAACTGGACTTACCGGGGGGTGTTGATGTACGAGTGGTCTTTCTGGACTTCAACCCCGCTCCTGGTTCGACATCCGAGGGGTCTCTTCGGAACTCACAATATGGCCCTGTTCTCAATCTGGATACGCTGGCAAGCTCTGGGCGGCAATGGGATTGGATCTTCTACCCAAATAATATCAGCGGTCAAAAATTGGCCGCAGCCTTCAGTAGTATCTACACCCAATCCAAGGGTTCCACAGCCGGAAATCTACATCCGATCCCAGGAGGACCGGAAAAGACCCCATCCGGATCGCTTCTGAAATTGGAAGATAAACAGTCATCTGTCGCACATTATTCGGCTATTGTAGGGGGCACATTCGACCACGTCCATTTAGGACACAAGTTGTTACTTACAGCCACTGCACTGGCCTTGGAGCCCATTCAGGGTGCAGACTCGACTACAGAAAGGTTGCTCTCCGTGGGAGTGACGGGAGAGGAGTTGTTAGTGAACAAGAAATATGCAGAGTTTCTTGAAAGTTGGGAAGAACGGTGCCAGAGTATTAGTTCTTTCCTGTCCGCGATCATCGATTTCAGACCACCCGAGAAGAGTGCACCCAGCATCCAACGAGTGTCGCAACCCGAACCGAATGGAAAGTATTTATTGATCAAACTTCAGCCGGGCTTGACCCTCAAACTCGTCGAGATATCTGACATGTTTGGGCCTACGATTACCGAAGAGAGTATCACCGCCCTCATTGTCTCAAAGGAGACTCGGTCTGGCGGCTCTGCTGTCAATGACGAGCGTATAAAGAAGGGTTGGAAGAGTCTCGAAGTGTTTGAGGTCGATGTGCTCCAGTCGGGTGAAGTTCAAACATCCGAGACTGAGAGTTTTGCATCGAAATTAAGCAGTACGGATATCAGACGGCGACGGATGGATATGGCTTCAAGGTAG